The following are from one region of the Salvia splendens isolate huo1 chromosome 2, SspV2, whole genome shotgun sequence genome:
- the LOC121792175 gene encoding solute carrier family 35 member F1-like isoform X1 has protein sequence MIVAMGRENEGMLKTLVDLGFGQLVSFVLAIMTFSASLVSTQVDAPLFLSFTTYSAVALVYGSIMLYRRHKLMVPWYCYALLGFVDVHGNYLVNKAFQFTSITSVTILDCWTIVWSIILTWMFLATRYSLWQFLGAAICVGGLALVLLSDAGVSGGGSGSNPLLGDFLVIVGSIFFTVSNVGEEFCVKRKDRVEVVSMIGVFGMLISATEITVLERNTLASTKWSAGVFSNYVVYAVSSFLFCTLMPFVLKRSGAAFFNISMLTSDMWAVVIRIFIYKQKVVRCSLEMEFGDFCINLLLTFLQVDWLYYLAFLIVVVGIAIYAKSEKDPNDTNANLDPEYHLIDDQIPKIT, from the exons ATGATTGTGGCGATGGGCAGAGAGAATGAGGGAATGCTCAAGACATTGGTGGATTTGGGGTTTGGGCAGTTGGTTTCTTTTGTTCTTGCAATAATGACCTTTTCTGCTTCTTTGGTTTCCACTCAAG TGGATGCACCTCTTTTTCTGTCCTTCACTACATACTCTGCTGTGGCTCTTGTCTATGGAAGCATCATGCTCTATCGCCGCCACAAATTGatg GTTCCATGGTATTGCTATGCCCTCTTAGGCTTTGTTGACGTCCATGGCAATTATCTTG TTAATAAAGCATTCCAGTTCACATCCATCACCAGTGTAACCATACTAGATTGCTGGACAATAGTTTGGTCTATCATTCTTACTTGGATGTTCCTCGCCACAAGATATTCTCTGTGGCAGTTTCTCGGCGCCGCCATTTGTGTCGGAGGCCTTGCTCTCGTGCTCCTCTCTGACGCAGGAGTGTCCGGTGGTGGAAGCGGTTCTAATCCTCTTCTAGGCGATTTTCTCGTCATTGTAGGCTCCATTTTCTTCACAGTGAGCAATGTTGGCGAG GAGTTCTGTGTGAAGAGGAAGGATCGCGTTGAAGTAGTATCAATGATCGGTGTGTTTGGTATGCTTATAAGCGCAACCGAGAT TACTGTGCTGGAGAGGAACACTCTGGCATCAACGAAGTGGTCTGCTGGAGTT TTTTCAAACTACGTTGTTTATGCAGTGTCCAGCTTTCTGTTCTGCACACTTATGCCTTTTGTTCTTAAG AGGAGTGGAGCAGCATTTTTCAATATTTCCATGCTTACATCTGATATGTGGGCTGTTGTAATTAGGATATTCATCTACAAGCAGAAGGTTGTCCGTTGTAGTTTGGAAATGGAATTTGGTGATTTTTGTATTAATCTACTATTGACATTTTTGCAGGTTGATTGGTTGTACTATTTGGCCTTTTTGATAGTTGTAGTTGGAATAGCTATATATGCGAAATC AGAGAAGGATCCAAACGACACGAATGCAAACTTGGATCCAGAGTATCATCTTATTGATGACCAAATTCCTAAAATAACATAA
- the LOC121792175 gene encoding solute carrier family 35 member F1-like isoform X4: MIVAMGRENEGMLKTLVDLGFGQLVSFVLAIMTFSASLVSTQVDAPLFLSFTTYSAVALVYGSIMLYRRHKLMVPWYCYALLGFVDVHGNYLVNKAFQFTSITSVTILDCWTIVWSIILTWMFLATRYSLWQFLGAAICVGGLALVLLSDAGVSGGGSGSNPLLGDFLVIVGSIFFTVSNVGEEFCVKRKDRVEVVSMIGVFGMLISATEITVLERNTLASTKWSAGVRSGAAFFNISMLTSDMWAVVIRIFIYKQKVDWLYYLAFLIVVVGIAIYAKSEKDPNDTNANLDPEYHLIDDQIPKIT, encoded by the exons ATGATTGTGGCGATGGGCAGAGAGAATGAGGGAATGCTCAAGACATTGGTGGATTTGGGGTTTGGGCAGTTGGTTTCTTTTGTTCTTGCAATAATGACCTTTTCTGCTTCTTTGGTTTCCACTCAAG TGGATGCACCTCTTTTTCTGTCCTTCACTACATACTCTGCTGTGGCTCTTGTCTATGGAAGCATCATGCTCTATCGCCGCCACAAATTGatg GTTCCATGGTATTGCTATGCCCTCTTAGGCTTTGTTGACGTCCATGGCAATTATCTTG TTAATAAAGCATTCCAGTTCACATCCATCACCAGTGTAACCATACTAGATTGCTGGACAATAGTTTGGTCTATCATTCTTACTTGGATGTTCCTCGCCACAAGATATTCTCTGTGGCAGTTTCTCGGCGCCGCCATTTGTGTCGGAGGCCTTGCTCTCGTGCTCCTCTCTGACGCAGGAGTGTCCGGTGGTGGAAGCGGTTCTAATCCTCTTCTAGGCGATTTTCTCGTCATTGTAGGCTCCATTTTCTTCACAGTGAGCAATGTTGGCGAG GAGTTCTGTGTGAAGAGGAAGGATCGCGTTGAAGTAGTATCAATGATCGGTGTGTTTGGTATGCTTATAAGCGCAACCGAGAT TACTGTGCTGGAGAGGAACACTCTGGCATCAACGAAGTGGTCTGCTGGAGTT AGGAGTGGAGCAGCATTTTTCAATATTTCCATGCTTACATCTGATATGTGGGCTGTTGTAATTAGGATATTCATCTACAAGCAGAAG GTTGATTGGTTGTACTATTTGGCCTTTTTGATAGTTGTAGTTGGAATAGCTATATATGCGAAATC AGAGAAGGATCCAAACGACACGAATGCAAACTTGGATCCAGAGTATCATCTTATTGATGACCAAATTCCTAAAATAACATAA
- the LOC121792175 gene encoding solute carrier family 35 member F1-like isoform X2 produces MIVAMGRENEGMLKTLVDLGFGQLVSFVLAIMTFSASLVSTQVDAPLFLSFTTYSAVALVYGSIMLYRRHKLMVPWYCYALLGFVDVHGNYLVNKAFQFTSITSVTILDCWTIVWSIILTWMFLATRYSLWQFLGAAICVGGLALVLLSDAGVSGGGSGSNPLLGDFLVIVGSIFFTVSNVGEEFCVKRKDRVEVVSMIGVFGMLISATEITVLERNTLASTKWSAGVFSNYVVYAVSSFLFCTLMPFVLKRSGAAFFNISMLTSDMWAVVIRIFIYKQKVDWLYYLAFLIVVVGIAIYAKSEKDPNDTNANLDPEYHLIDDQIPKIT; encoded by the exons ATGATTGTGGCGATGGGCAGAGAGAATGAGGGAATGCTCAAGACATTGGTGGATTTGGGGTTTGGGCAGTTGGTTTCTTTTGTTCTTGCAATAATGACCTTTTCTGCTTCTTTGGTTTCCACTCAAG TGGATGCACCTCTTTTTCTGTCCTTCACTACATACTCTGCTGTGGCTCTTGTCTATGGAAGCATCATGCTCTATCGCCGCCACAAATTGatg GTTCCATGGTATTGCTATGCCCTCTTAGGCTTTGTTGACGTCCATGGCAATTATCTTG TTAATAAAGCATTCCAGTTCACATCCATCACCAGTGTAACCATACTAGATTGCTGGACAATAGTTTGGTCTATCATTCTTACTTGGATGTTCCTCGCCACAAGATATTCTCTGTGGCAGTTTCTCGGCGCCGCCATTTGTGTCGGAGGCCTTGCTCTCGTGCTCCTCTCTGACGCAGGAGTGTCCGGTGGTGGAAGCGGTTCTAATCCTCTTCTAGGCGATTTTCTCGTCATTGTAGGCTCCATTTTCTTCACAGTGAGCAATGTTGGCGAG GAGTTCTGTGTGAAGAGGAAGGATCGCGTTGAAGTAGTATCAATGATCGGTGTGTTTGGTATGCTTATAAGCGCAACCGAGAT TACTGTGCTGGAGAGGAACACTCTGGCATCAACGAAGTGGTCTGCTGGAGTT TTTTCAAACTACGTTGTTTATGCAGTGTCCAGCTTTCTGTTCTGCACACTTATGCCTTTTGTTCTTAAG AGGAGTGGAGCAGCATTTTTCAATATTTCCATGCTTACATCTGATATGTGGGCTGTTGTAATTAGGATATTCATCTACAAGCAGAAG GTTGATTGGTTGTACTATTTGGCCTTTTTGATAGTTGTAGTTGGAATAGCTATATATGCGAAATC AGAGAAGGATCCAAACGACACGAATGCAAACTTGGATCCAGAGTATCATCTTATTGATGACCAAATTCCTAAAATAACATAA
- the LOC121792175 gene encoding solute carrier family 35 member F1-like isoform X3, with translation MIVAMGRENEGMLKTLVDLGFGQLVSFVLAIMTFSASLVSTQVDAPLFLSFTTYSAVALVYGSIMLYRRHKLMVPWYCYALLGFVDVHGNYLVNKAFQFTSITSVTILDCWTIVWSIILTWMFLATRYSLWQFLGAAICVGGLALVLLSDAGVSGGGSGSNPLLGDFLVIVGSIFFTVSNVGEEFCVKRKDRVEVVSMIGVFGMLISATEITVLERNTLASTKWSAGVRSGAAFFNISMLTSDMWAVVIRIFIYKQKVVRCSLEMEFGDFCINLLLTFLQVDWLYYLAFLIVVVGIAIYAKSEKDPNDTNANLDPEYHLIDDQIPKIT, from the exons ATGATTGTGGCGATGGGCAGAGAGAATGAGGGAATGCTCAAGACATTGGTGGATTTGGGGTTTGGGCAGTTGGTTTCTTTTGTTCTTGCAATAATGACCTTTTCTGCTTCTTTGGTTTCCACTCAAG TGGATGCACCTCTTTTTCTGTCCTTCACTACATACTCTGCTGTGGCTCTTGTCTATGGAAGCATCATGCTCTATCGCCGCCACAAATTGatg GTTCCATGGTATTGCTATGCCCTCTTAGGCTTTGTTGACGTCCATGGCAATTATCTTG TTAATAAAGCATTCCAGTTCACATCCATCACCAGTGTAACCATACTAGATTGCTGGACAATAGTTTGGTCTATCATTCTTACTTGGATGTTCCTCGCCACAAGATATTCTCTGTGGCAGTTTCTCGGCGCCGCCATTTGTGTCGGAGGCCTTGCTCTCGTGCTCCTCTCTGACGCAGGAGTGTCCGGTGGTGGAAGCGGTTCTAATCCTCTTCTAGGCGATTTTCTCGTCATTGTAGGCTCCATTTTCTTCACAGTGAGCAATGTTGGCGAG GAGTTCTGTGTGAAGAGGAAGGATCGCGTTGAAGTAGTATCAATGATCGGTGTGTTTGGTATGCTTATAAGCGCAACCGAGAT TACTGTGCTGGAGAGGAACACTCTGGCATCAACGAAGTGGTCTGCTGGAGTT AGGAGTGGAGCAGCATTTTTCAATATTTCCATGCTTACATCTGATATGTGGGCTGTTGTAATTAGGATATTCATCTACAAGCAGAAGGTTGTCCGTTGTAGTTTGGAAATGGAATTTGGTGATTTTTGTATTAATCTACTATTGACATTTTTGCAGGTTGATTGGTTGTACTATTTGGCCTTTTTGATAGTTGTAGTTGGAATAGCTATATATGCGAAATC AGAGAAGGATCCAAACGACACGAATGCAAACTTGGATCCAGAGTATCATCTTATTGATGACCAAATTCCTAAAATAACATAA